One window of the Leptospira ryugenii genome contains the following:
- a CDS encoding PAS domain-containing sensor histidine kinase has protein sequence MDGISDSHFLLQMVGENYPNGSISLIDQNLHFIYTNGSGFKKFGIDPSSFLRKSIFEVLQPEVYTPIKANLPKVLSGESVVHEVSTRNSHFLNAYKPIVNAEGKVEAFILTSQDITEFKRLEAEHVKLKNVIQKSINEIYIFDPETFKIEYVNDAGLKNLKYNFEEVKQKTIFDIKTNIKEETFKSWIKPVLDRQTETIVFETINKRSDGSFYPVEVHLQLVFHEGKSSIFTIVLDISNVKQYEMNIQEKKEELAATIEELNATTEELKEQNDQLLKLLEEKENLFKEIHHRIKNNLQMILSLLYIKSLNTKDPNLINFIQDTKNRILSISLLHEQLLKLKSINKLDINQYFSSLIQNIMASYKEPNKDYKLHFDVERFELSTDKIVYLGLITNEIISNIYKHAYPNQPNGDIFFKCLRNGSRCSFSIGDKGKGKLDFSKASKSYGTQLIQIFSDQLNARLTIDTTNGLFYIIEFEIE, from the coding sequence ATGGATGGCATTTCAGATTCACATTTCCTTTTACAGATGGTTGGCGAAAACTATCCAAATGGTTCTATTAGCCTTATTGACCAGAATCTACACTTTATTTATACAAATGGAAGTGGTTTCAAAAAATTTGGAATCGATCCCTCGAGCTTCCTTCGAAAGAGTATTTTTGAAGTTTTACAACCTGAAGTATACACACCAATCAAAGCTAACCTACCAAAAGTTTTATCTGGCGAGTCAGTAGTCCATGAAGTAAGCACGCGAAACTCCCACTTCCTAAATGCCTACAAACCAATTGTAAACGCAGAAGGGAAAGTAGAAGCTTTCATTTTAACTTCGCAGGACATTACAGAATTTAAAAGATTAGAGGCAGAACACGTAAAGCTTAAAAATGTCATCCAAAAAAGTATCAATGAAATTTACATATTCGACCCTGAGACTTTTAAAATTGAATATGTAAATGATGCTGGCCTTAAAAACTTGAAATATAATTTTGAGGAAGTAAAACAAAAAACCATCTTCGATATCAAAACAAATATAAAAGAAGAAACATTCAAATCCTGGATCAAACCTGTATTAGATAGACAAACTGAAACGATTGTATTTGAAACTATCAACAAAAGATCCGATGGGTCTTTTTATCCTGTAGAAGTGCATTTGCAATTAGTATTCCACGAAGGCAAAAGCAGTATATTTACAATTGTTTTAGACATTTCTAATGTAAAACAATACGAAATGAATATCCAAGAAAAGAAAGAAGAGCTAGCAGCTACGATCGAAGAATTAAATGCCACAACGGAAGAGTTAAAAGAACAAAACGATCAGCTATTAAAACTTTTAGAGGAAAAAGAAAACCTCTTCAAAGAAATTCATCACAGGATTAAAAACAATCTCCAAATGATTTTGAGCCTACTCTACATAAAATCATTAAATACAAAAGACCCAAATTTAATTAATTTTATCCAGGATACAAAAAATAGAATTCTTTCGATTTCTTTACTCCACGAACAACTTTTAAAATTAAAAAGTATCAACAAACTTGATATCAACCAATATTTTAGCTCCTTGATACAGAACATTATGGCCTCCTATAAGGAACCAAATAAAGATTATAAATTGCACTTTGATGTGGAGCGATTTGAGTTATCAACTGATAAAATTGTCTACCTTGGTTTAATCACAAATGAAATCATTTCCAACATCTATAAACACGCCTATCCAAACCAACCGAATGGAGACATTTTTTTCAAATGTTTGCGAAATGGAAGCAGGTGTTCCTTTTCCATAGGGGACAAGGGCAAAGGAAAATTAGATTTTTCGAAAGCATCTAAATCATATGGAACACAATTGATTCAAATT
- a CDS encoding TetR/AcrR family transcriptional regulator has protein sequence MMKQKREREPLNRQRIIDAGFAYADRFGWERLSMRTLARLLGVEAMSLYKHVKNKEDILDGLSDRILEKIQFPKESLKPKEQLRQLSISKRNLFQSHPWALNVLDSRTQFSLTRLNFLERQFSILRKTGLGPTETYRILLSLESYIYGFVIQESHWNFTQLPKGNASPLFPVEGIPNHELKERFPYFTGFFSDFLEKTKKRSIASILEEEFLWGLDKVLSQFRI, from the coding sequence ATGATGAAACAGAAAAGAGAAAGAGAACCTTTAAATCGGCAAAGAATCATTGATGCTGGGTTTGCATATGCAGATCGTTTTGGATGGGAAAGACTCTCTATGAGAACTCTCGCCAGATTATTGGGCGTAGAAGCCATGTCTCTGTATAAACATGTAAAAAATAAAGAGGACATTTTGGACGGACTTTCTGATCGTATTTTGGAAAAAATCCAATTTCCTAAAGAGAGCCTTAAACCCAAAGAACAGCTTAGACAACTTTCCATTAGCAAACGAAATCTATTCCAATCTCATCCTTGGGCACTTAACGTCTTAGATAGTAGAACACAATTTAGTTTAACACGGCTCAATTTCTTAGAGCGACAGTTTTCGATTCTTCGAAAGACTGGGCTAGGCCCCACCGAGACTTACCGTATCCTTCTTTCGTTAGAAAGTTATATCTATGGATTTGTGATCCAAGAAAGCCATTGGAATTTTACTCAACTACCAAAGGGAAATGCTTCACCTCTTTTTCCCGTTGAAGGGATCCCAAACCACGAGTTAAAGGAAAGATTTCCTTATTTCACTGGATTCTTTTCGGATTTTTTGGAAAAGACAAAAAAGAGATCCATCGCCTCTATCTTAGAAGAGGAGTTTCTCTGGGGTCTAGATAAAGTATTGAGTCAATTTAGAATCTAA